A single region of the Streptomyces sp. NBC_01803 genome encodes:
- a CDS encoding hemerythrin domain-containing protein, with amino-acid sequence MAQTHSDAAGTDNDVVALLMRQHQQIRELFTLVEEATGDTRQEAFGRLRRLLAVHETAEEEVVHPAARKTFAGGDQVVDQRLEEERKAKEVLSRLDDMNPGDPDFMPLFLSLRDAVLEHAEAEERLEFSELRAHTDPERLAKMAKAVKAAEATAPTHPHPGAESGKKNMALGPLASVVDRTRDAVRKAMSKD; translated from the coding sequence ATGGCCCAAACACACAGTGACGCCGCGGGCACGGACAACGACGTGGTGGCCCTGCTGATGCGGCAACACCAGCAGATCCGCGAGCTGTTCACGCTGGTGGAGGAGGCGACCGGCGACACGCGCCAGGAGGCGTTCGGCCGGTTGCGGCGGCTGCTGGCCGTTCACGAGACCGCCGAGGAGGAGGTCGTCCACCCGGCCGCCCGCAAGACCTTCGCCGGGGGCGACCAGGTGGTCGACCAGCGCTTGGAGGAGGAGCGGAAGGCCAAGGAGGTGCTCAGCCGCCTGGACGACATGAACCCCGGTGACCCGGACTTCATGCCGCTGTTCCTCTCGCTGCGGGACGCGGTGCTCGAACACGCGGAGGCCGAGGAGCGGCTAGAGTTCAGCGAACTGCGGGCGCACACCGACCCCGAGCGGCTGGCGAAGATGGCCAAGGCGGTCAAGGCCGCCGAGGCTACGGCGCCGACCCACCCGCACCCCGGCGCGGAGAGCGGGAAGAAGAACATGGCGCTCGGCCCCCTCGCATCGGTCGTGGACCGCACGCGGGACGCCGTCCGGAAGGCGATGTCAAAGGACTGA